Genomic window (Terriglobus sp. TAA 43):
TGCGGCGACTGATCGTGTCCTGCGCAGCCACCAAATAAGACAGAAGTGCCGTCTGTGCTCCAAACAGGGAATCGCGCATCGAGAAACATGGGAGCAAGCTGCACTGGTACTCCGCCTGTGAGAGACATCACGTACAGCTTTCCGGAAAGATTGCTCTGATCCGGGTCTCCGGTCCAATACAACAACCGTTGGCCATCGGGAGAGATTGCTGGATTCCTCCCGCGCGGTACGAGCAGCGTGGCCTCCTCGGGGTCCTGCACGCTTGCGATATAGATGCCTCCTCCGTTCCGCTCGGAACGATAGGCGACGATACTTCCGTCCGGAGAAATGCTGGGATCACCCTCACGCGAGCGATCATGGGTGATGCGGCGAAGAGTCCCCGATGGTAGTGGCTGGACGAAGATGTCAAGATTCCCACTCTCCGCCTGATCGGACGAATACGCAAGGTACTTCCCGTCGCGCGAGAGCGAGGGACTCTCCGACTCATCGGTGTCAGGAGTGAGTTGCCTCACCTCGCAGATCTGGCAAGGTTCCGCCTTGGGTGCGCGTACCGCCCGCAGCAGGAACACGCCTCCAACCGTAACCAGCGCAATCGAGGCAATTGCAAGTAAGCGCGGATGCCTTCTCCAGGCGGGTAGCAGGAGTGCTTTCCGTACCGCAGCGATATCCTCGAACCGGTCCTCCGGATTGCGCTGCATGCAGCGTCGAATGACTCCGTCCCAGCGGGCAGGGTAACCCTGTTTCGCGGCTTTACTTCGAGCGGCTCCTCCGATTGTTGTCGGCTGCGGAAGCGAACCGGCCATCATCTCGTACAGGACAACGCCCAGAGCATATTGGTCTGCGAGAGGGCTTACCCGTCCCTGCTCCTCCTGCTCCGGCGCCATGTACCCGGGTGTGCCCATACCGCGCACCGCGTCCACCGAGGCTTCTCCCGGCGGGATGCGGAGGGATAAACCGAAATCCGTGATCACGGCACGGGTATGCCCGTTTTCCGCGTCGACCAGAATCACATTGCTGCTTTTGAAATCCCGGTGGGTAAGCCCTTGCGCGTGCGCAGCTTCAATTCCCGAGAGGAGCTGTGATGCAACAAGTACACCCAGCTCAGGGGCAAGCCGTCCGTCCAATCGAATTTTCTCGAGCAGCGTGGGCCCCTGGAGCAGCTCCATACTCAGGAACCAGGTCGGCCCCTCGCCCGCTTCGTCATGCAGAAAGAGTTCGTGGACACGGCAGATATTGGGGTGGGAGATTTCGCGTGTGTGACGTACTTCCTGCTTGAACCGCTCGATGACCTCAGCATGGACCGCGATGTAAGGCAGGATAGTTTTGACGGCCACTTCCTGATTCAACTCCCGGTCCCAGGCCTCATACACCTCGCCCATGCCGCCGGAGTTAATGAATCGCCTGATCTCAAATCGGCGCGCCAGGACATCTCCCTCGTCGAAGCGTGGGAGACGATTCTCAGGTTGAAGGTAAGCATGGAGATCACCCGCGGCGTCTTCAAGAAAATCGCCGGCGGAAGCGTTCGATTCCAACAGACGCAAGACTTCGGCAATAAGATCGGGGTCTCCAGAGCACGAACTTTCCACGATGGAACGCTGCTGCGCTGGGGGAGCGTCCGCCGCTAGATCAAAAACCTGCTTAACACGTCCCCAGCGTTCAGCATCCATAGGGCGCGTTGCGTCTTGGCACGAGTTCTCCGTGCAACCACGCTCTTGCGATGGACCAATCACGTTTCGCGGTCCGGACGGAAATATCAAGCGACTCCGCGATCTCTTCAAACGAGAGTCCGGCGAAAAAACGCATCTCTACAACTTGCGCCTGTCGCTTATCGAAGGCAGCAAGCTCCTCCAGGGCATTGTTCAGCGCCAGGATGTCAATCGGCTGCGCTGCCACTCGCACCTGCGAAGTCAGCGTGACCTGCTGATGGGCGCCTGGCCGCTTCGCCGCATTTGCAGACCGTGCGTGATCGACCAGCACACGGCGCATGATGTTGGATGCTAGGGCGAAGAAATGGGCCCTGTTCTGGCAATCGACGTTATCCAGCTTCAGAAGCTGTAAATAGGCCTCGTTCACCAGAACGGTAGGTTGAAGCGTGTGATTGGGGCGCTCAAACCTCATCTTGCGCTCCGCAAGCGCATGGAGCTCACGGTAGACAAGCGGCATCAGAGCTGAAGCAGCTTCTGCGTCGCCTGCCTGAGCGCGCCGCAATAACTGCGTAACGCGTTGTGGCTCAGAGATCGGATTGAGTGAACCCAACATACGAAGTCCCCAGGAAAGTCACTTCAGTGTCGAATGGCCCGAGTATAACCGGTCTCGCTTAGCGCTCTCCACTGATATATCAGATTATCCAAAAAACATTGGCACGATCTGTGCACGATTCCCGCATTAGGGGGTGAGGGCGGAAGAAAGGTCCCTCAAGTATCCCAGGAGTCAGCCGTGTTCTTGCAGTCTGTTCACATTCGCCGAAAGACAGTCCTTCGAGTAGGCCTCTTCCTCTTGAAAGTGTTAGTGTTCCTGCCGTTCTCTCTGCTTGCCCAGACGCGGTCGAACGCATTCGCCACGATTCCAATGGCTTCTGCCGCCGCTTCTGTGCTGAACACGTCTGGCCAATATGGTGCCGACGTTGTAGCTGTTACCAACGATCGCCCAGATCGCAAGTAACCGCTTCACCTGTACGACTGCGCTTTCTGTGACATTGATTTCCTGATTCCCTTTCCCATCGGGTAACGGGGTCCGTTTGCTCTAAATCGTTGATTTCCTGCACAAGGTTAAGCCAAGGATTCAGTATGCCAAAGACACGTACAGTTGCCGTTATTAGCTCCTCTACTCCCTTCCTCCATGCTGTGGTTGCTGCACTCACTTTTGAAGGCCATGAAGCTGTGACCTTCGGGACCCTCCCCCGGGTGGTGGCCGCGAATGAAACGCCAGACGCAGTCGTCGTCGACGTTTCTTCGCGGCCACCGTGTGACGAAGCGTCTCTCTCGAAACTGGTACGACTTGTCGGAAAAGACAGGATCTGGATGGCTTTGCCCATGGGCATGAGCCCCTGGAAAGAGGTCGCTGAACGCTTAGGCATCCACCAGACACTGAAGACTCCAGTTCAGCCCCCCGAACTTGAAGAGTTTCTGACAGATATTCAAGAGTTGCCGGAAGGATTCGCTCTGTCTCGAGACGAAACGCCATACAGTGCCAAGCCCACACACTTCCATATCGAAGACATTGCGAACAATCGGTACTTCCTGACGGCGAGTCCGGCAATGTGGCGTATCTATGAAAACGTCTGTCTTCTGGCTGCGGTGAATGTACCCGTACTCATCCTGGGTGAAAGCGGCGTCGGCAAAGACGTGATTGCCAATCTGCTGCATAAGCGTTCGCGGCGAGCAGCCCAGCCGTTTTGCTCAGTCAACTGCGCGGCGCTGCCGTCGGACTTGCTCGAAAGTGAGCTGTTCGGCTATGAGGCTGGAGCGTTTACGGGTGCGGTAAAGGCCAAGCCCGGAAAGTTCGAACAGGCGGACAAGGGCACGATCCTGCTGGACGAAATTGGTGAGATGAGCGCAGCGATGCAGGCAAAACTGTTGCATGTGCTGCAGGACGGTCGGTACTCCCGTCTTGGAGCCAGAAGCGTCTCCCAGGCCGATGTCCGCGTGATCGCAGCGACGAACGTCAACATTGAGAGCGCGATCGCAGACAAGCTCTTCCGGGAAGATCTGTACTACCGCATCAACGCTTTCACCATCGA
Coding sequences:
- a CDS encoding protein kinase, coding for MDAERWGRVKQVFDLAADAPPAQQRSIVESSCSGDPDLIAEVLRLLESNASAGDFLEDAAGDLHAYLQPENRLPRFDEGDVLARRFEIRRFINSGGMGEVYEAWDRELNQEVAVKTILPYIAVHAEVIERFKQEVRHTREISHPNICRVHELFLHDEAGEGPTWFLSMELLQGPTLLEKIRLDGRLAPELGVLVASQLLSGIEAAHAQGLTHRDFKSSNVILVDAENGHTRAVITDFGLSLRIPPGEASVDAVRGMGTPGYMAPEQEEQGRVSPLADQYALGVVLYEMMAGSLPQPTTIGGAARSKAAKQGYPARWDGVIRRCMQRNPEDRFEDIAAVRKALLLPAWRRHPRLLAIASIALVTVGGVFLLRAVRAPKAEPCQICEVRQLTPDTDESESPSLSRDGKYLAYSSDQAESGNLDIFVQPLPSGTLRRITHDRSREGDPSISPDGSIVAYRSERNGGGIYIASVQDPEEATLLVPRGRNPAISPDGQRLLYWTGDPDQSNLSGKLYVMSLTGGVPVQLAPMFLDARFPVWSTDGTSVLFGGCAGHDQSPQGCYDWWTMKIDNGVPHATNAFAKLRSVKILPSRLNSVNWIGDSLIFSAVGDSRRSSLFSLKLDTNSLEATDQMKWLLNENAADLDPSVSSHEDIAFTRTSGALHIWRITGAGKGQRHELEKITQDADVDGTPFVAEGGRVVVYERGRKRERQILLRDMTSGKETTLIDSGTSVLSPIIDSAQKWIAYWQIENDGRSAIYAGQLGGTMKRVCVNCMEPMGWFQHDKKFFFRDEAHGTVNMMDVLSGTQKIILQASDRSIGDVSWSSESGLLLFTESRSDRKQIYAVHLNPQTGEADPTWLLIPTGAGTPWHPRWSGDGKTIFYVSNSDGFSCVYGLSFIASTRKFGVPFDVAHFHKQRASIDNVLPRAFNMSVAGETIYLNLGEQSSTIQLGKLVNHP
- a CDS encoding sigma-70 family RNA polymerase sigma factor, with amino-acid sequence MLGSLNPISEPQRVTQLLRRAQAGDAEAASALMPLVYRELHALAERKMRFERPNHTLQPTVLVNEAYLQLLKLDNVDCQNRAHFFALASNIMRRVLVDHARSANAAKRPGAHQQVTLTSQVRVAAQPIDILALNNALEELAAFDKRQAQVVEMRFFAGLSFEEIAESLDISVRTAKRDWSIARAWLHGELVPRRNAPYGC
- a CDS encoding sigma-54-dependent Fis family transcriptional regulator; protein product: MPKTRTVAVISSSTPFLHAVVAALTFEGHEAVTFGTLPRVVAANETPDAVVVDVSSRPPCDEASLSKLVRLVGKDRIWMALPMGMSPWKEVAERLGIHQTLKTPVQPPELEEFLTDIQELPEGFALSRDETPYSAKPTHFHIEDIANNRYFLTASPAMWRIYENVCLLAAVNVPVLILGESGVGKDVIANLLHKRSRRAAQPFCSVNCAALPSDLLESELFGYEAGAFTGAVKAKPGKFEQADKGTILLDEIGEMSAAMQAKLLHVLQDGRYSRLGARSVSQADVRVIAATNVNIESAIADKLFREDLYYRINAFTIEVPPLRERLEEIPYLVEEMIKRQSAALHQEPVYVSPHMMSVLQEYQWPGNLRELGNAVTRMQVLKGHESSIADIESKILGRVSCAPVPPATAPQRTSNVNEMRSIVRDFKDQTESRLIQRALEDARWNRRQAALALRISYRALLYKIDQYQLKSTRIPLGLGAAQNREMAAHA